The Pediococcus inopinatus region GATGGCGATTGCGAAAGATTTGACTGATGGTGATTTTTTGAACAAATGGTAAATTCTTAATTTCAATGCCAGTGTATTTCCGATTGCGGACTTGTACTTCAAAAATAGTGTTTTTCGTGTCCCTTAAGAGCAGCAATGTGGATGGAGTTTCAATTAGGCCACGTAACATGGCAATGTTGACCTCTGGGGTATTGTAGATTTCAATTCCTAGATCTTGTAATTCTTTTTCATGCTCATTTAAGATGTTCCGATCCTCAAAACGGACAAGTACCCGCCGCACACCATAAGCTTTAGCAGCTTTTGCTAATTCATAATTTTCCTCTGCGCGAAAATGCCCCACAACTAAAATATCAGTATCAAATACGCCTTGGTTAATGAGCTCATCAGAATTTAGATTAGCTAATAGGTTAGCTTTGACTTCACTGTTGTAGGTACGAAAGTTCTTTTCGTTATCCGTATACATTTGAATATCGTACCAACCTTGTGTGAGTTGCTGGGCGACTGGAACAGTAAAAATATTTGCGCCGATGAAATGGACAATTTGTTTATTGAGATCTTCTGGTTCGGGTTTGTAAAACTTGCTAAAAATTAACGGTGACACAATGCAAGTTAGGACGGCAGCCAACAAGAACGCGCCAGATTGGTGACTATTAATGGTGTGCATGTTCTTTGCGACCTGGAGAATTGCGACAACCATTGTAATGGTGGCGGCTGATAAACTCGTTCCGGCAATGGCATTCATATTTTTAAATCGTAATTTTAAAATTGGATATACTGCTAGTTTGGCAATGATATAGGCGAGAAAGAACAACGGAATTAAGGTTAAGGCTTGCGGATCACTTAATAAGGTCCGAAGATTTAAGCCAATGCCACTCATCATAAAAAAGATGGGGATGAAAAAGCCGTAGCCAATCGAATCTAGTTTATCCTTAGTGCTTTCACTAGGTCGCAAAAGTTTGAGAATAATTCCGGCAATAAAGGCGCCTAAAATATTTTCTGCACCTACTGAAGAGGCCACAGTAACCATGGCTACAATTAGGAAAAAGGCTAGGCGAATATCTAGCTGGGTGGTCGATTTATTGATCTGTTCAAAAAAGTTAAAGAATAGTTTAAACCGATGCAATAAGAAAATCGCCACTACAATAATAAGCAAGAGTAGCCAGAGACTTTTACTGCTATTACCAAAAACCGAGGCATAGATAGTTAAGCCTAACATCGGGACAACTTCACCTAAAACCGCGATCAGAAGCACTGTTTGCCCGAAAGCTTTACTCAGGAGTTCGTTTTCTTTTAGCGTCGCAATTACGATACCCAGCGAGATTGTCGCAAACAAAATGGCAGCTAACCAGAAATCGGAAAAAAGGTTGGCCCATTTAAAAATTCCGGCCAATCCTAAAGAAATGACGATAATCGTTAAGTAAGCGAGACACGCCAATAGAACCGGGGACCATTTTGAAACTTGAGCCGCGTTCTTTTTGGCGAGTGGTGAAAGCTCTGGAGATGATTTTTTAAACAAATCAAAGTTAATTTCCATGCCACTTAGAAATAATAAAATGATGACACCAATGTCGGAAAGCTGTTCTAAAATTCCGGTCGTGTGAACAACGTTTAACAAACTGGGGCCAAGAATGATGCCGAGGATGATTTCAACAACCGCGGTTGGTAAAAAAGTGATTTTAAAATGAGCCATTAGCATGGGTGTAATTAAGGCCGCAAATAGCATAATGAGTAACGACAATTGATTCATAATAGGTTTCCTCCCGCATCATCATAATTATGGAATTAGAATAGCACAAGTAATTTTTATAAACAATTTTTCCTATGAATGAAAATTCGCTTATACTATAGGAAGGACAATCTTTGAGTTGTAGCTAAAAGAGTGGTATCATATTTACTTAATTTATTAGAATTTTTTGCGGCAAACATGCGCGCATGAAGTTTCCATTTTTTTGTGTCACTTATCGTCACAACAAGCAATTTGGAGGGGTTTCATGACAGATTCAATTCAAAAGTATGAACAGACACATCTTGACGGTGTAATTGCTAAGGTTCAAGAGGCAATTAAGAAGGCTGACAAAGATGCCAAAACTGCAGAAACAGACTCTAAAGCGATTGATAAAAACTTTGTCAATGAAGTTCGTATAAATACGAGCTCGTATACAGGCATGATGGACACTGCAATTTCGGTCCGTCAGCAACAACAGTTATTATCTGAGCGTCAAAATAGTTGGCGACATGCAAGTCAACAATTAGACGTCTTGAAGCGTCTTGAAAAGCGGCCTTATTTTGCGCGCATTGATTTTCACGAAGCTGGTGAAAAAAAGGATGAAACGATCTACATTGGACTCGGTTCGTTTTCTGATAATCCAGATCATTTCTTGATTTATGACTGGCGTGCACCAATCTCGAGTGTTTATTACGATGGTGAATTAGGAAATGTTTCTTACGAAACGCCGGATGGCACCCAAGAAGTGGATGTAAAATTAAAACGTCAATTTACTATTGAAGACGGCAAAATTGTGACAGTATTTGATACCAATGAAACGATTGGGGATCAGATGCTGCTTAAAGCGCTTGGTAACTCTTCTGATACCAAGATGAAGAGCATTGTTTCGACCATTCAAAAAGAACAAAACCAAATTATTCGAGACACGCATTCCGATCTTCTGTTTGTACAAGGGGCAGCGGGTTCTGGTAAAACGGCTGCAATTTTACAACGGGTGGCTTATCTGTTGTATCGCTATCGAGGAAATTTAACGGCGAGCCAAGTCATTATGTTTTCACCAAACCAAATTTTTAACGATTACGTGGATCAAGTTTTGCCTGAACTGGGCGAGCATAATATGGTTCAGATGACGTATTATCAATTTACGAAACGCCGAATCCCTAATATGGAAGTAGAGACCCTGCAGCAACGATTTGAAGGACGGACTGATTCTGTTTCCAAGAAAATTAGACGTTTAGAGAATAGTTTGGTTTACTTTAATGCCGTTACGAAATATGCGGAACACCTTGGATCAGCGGATATGAAGTTCCGTAATTTGATGTTTCATGATAAACCATTTGCGGATCAACAAAAGATTCAAGATATTTATTACGGGTACAACGAAAATTATCACTTGGGCAATCGCTTAGATGCAACCAAGGAAGCTTTATTAAAGTCGCTAAATCAACATATTGGTAGCGAGGTTCGTTCAAAGTGGGCTGAAGAGGCTGTTCAGTCGTTAAACCATGAAGATCTTGAGAAACTATATGGTGGTGAACCAAAAGAATTTGATGATAGTGATAAGGAATTCAAATTCTTAGCTCGTAAATTGGTTATCCAAGCGCTGCAACCCGTTCGCAATGCCATTGTGCATAACCGTTTTCTAAATATTAATTCTCAGTATGTACACTTTTTAAAGAGCGTTCCGCACCTGGTTAATTTGGAAAAAGCCGGTTTAACAGCGGCCGATTGGCAAACTTATGTGGATGAGACGGTTGCTAACTTTAAGAAGCACACGATTTCACTAAATAATACGTCTGCATATCTCTACCTTTATGATTTAATCGTCGGTAAAAAAGGCGAACGTGATATGCGTTATGTGTTTATTGATGAAATTCAAGATTACACGGCCTTTCAGCTAGCTTACTTAAAGTACAACTATCCACGGGCTAAGTTCACTTTATTGGGTGATTTGAACCAATCAATTTACAGTAATGAAAGTACTTCAACACTATTGGCGGAGTTATCCACCATGTTTGACAAAGAAAAAACGCGTGTGATCCAACTTGAAAAATCTTACCGTTCCACGCAACAAATTACAGATTTCACTAAAGAAATCTTGAAAAATGGTGAAGCGATTGAAGCCTTTCAGCGCGAGGGAGATTTGCCCGTTGTTAGTGTGAAGGCAAGTTTTGATTTAGCTGTCAAACGGGTCCAAGCACAAATGGCGAAAAATGAAAAAGACGGCGAATCTACTGCCATCATTGGGAAATCCGTTGCCGAGTGTCAAAAGATTACCGATGGTTTACGCAAACAAGGTGAAAAAGTTACCTTAATCAAGACAGAAAATCAGCGCTTGGCCGACGGAGTGGTGGTCGTGCCTTCATACTTGGCTAAAGGACTTGAGTTTGATGCAGTAATTGTCTGGGATGCTTCAGATGCAACGTATCATGACGAAGATGAACGCCAATTATTGTACACGATTTGTTCACGTGCAATGCACCGTTTAACAATTGTGGCGACTGAAAAGATGTCACGATTGTTCGATCGAATTGATTCCAATTTGTACGACTTGGATTAAATTTTAGTGGAGAAGTGAAATGGTAGAAGAAGATCGCAGTTACTATCGCTTTTTTAAAGATGATTGGAAAAAGCTTGCACCAGAAGCTAAGTTACCATTGTCTGGTCAGCAATTAAAAGCCATTAAGTCTTTAAATGACCGCATTTCATTACAGGATGTGCAGGATATTTATGTGCCGTTAGTCCATTTACTGATTAAGAAATTCCGCAGTTTTCAGGAGTGGCAGGCAACTAAGACTGACTTTTTAAGTTTGCCAGAAAAACGAGTGCCATTTGTGATTGGTATTTCTGGGAGTGTGGCGGTTGGAAAAAGTACCACCGCCCGGTTGTTACAAGTGTTACTGACGAATTTCTTTCCAGATTTAAAATCGCAATTAATTACAACAGATGGGTTCTTATATTCAAATACTGAATTAGAGAAACGTGGGATTCTAGATCGAAAGGGATTCCCGGAAAGCTATGATATGGCGAGTCTTTTGAGTTTTATGGGCTCAGTAAAAAATGGCCAGGAAAAGATTCAAGTGCCCCTTTATTCACATCAAAGCTATGACATTGTGCCAGATCAATATGAGTCGATTAATAATCCGGATATTCTGATTGTTGAAGGGATTAATGTTTTACAATTGCCTTCTAATCAAAATATTTATATCAGCGATTTCTTTGATTGGTCTGTTTATGTGGATGCTAATCCGGAATTAATTGAGAAATGGTTTCTGGAACGATTCGGAATTTTGTTAGATACGGCTTTTCACAATCCAGATGACTACTATTATGAATATGCCCAATGGCCGCGTGAAAAAGCCTTTGCGGAAGCCAAAAGGGTCTGGGAAACGGTTGATTTACCTAACTTAAATGAATTTATTTTACCAACCCGATCTCGCGCCAATGTGATTTTGCATAAGGTAGAGCACCATGCGATGGATATGGTTTATCTTAGAAAGTACTAGACGCAAAGGAATCTTTTGTTAAATAAGCCAGTTTGAAACAAACATGTTTCAAACTGGCTTTACTTTAAGCTTTATAATAGATAGAATTGAACCAGAATGTTTTTGTTACTTAAACTAATATTAATGAGGTGAAAGGCTTGGCTAATGTAGATTTATCGCAATTTGATAAAATCATTGTTTTGGACTTTGGTAGTCAGTATAACCAACTAATCACACGAAGAATTCGCGAATTTGGCGTTTATTCGGAATTGATGTCACACAAGATTTCAGCAGATGAAATTCGTAAAATCAATCCGAAGGGAATCGTGTTTTCTGGTGGCCCCAATAGTGTTTATGATGATGACGCTTTTCGGGTTGATCCTGAAATTTATAACTTGGGGATTCCAATTTTAGGAATTTGTTATGGGATGCAGTTGATGTCTTATAACTTGGGCGGCAAAGTCGAACCAGCTGATAACCGTGAATACGGACACGCTGATATTGATGTTACAGACGCGCAAACACCTTTGTTTAAAGGATTACCAAGTCATCAAACTGTTTGGATGAGCCATGGTGACTTAGTCAAGGAAGTACCAGAAGGTTTCACGGCTGTTGCAACCAGCAAGAATTGCCCAATTGCTTCCATTGAAGATCCAAAGCGGAAATTCTACGGGATTCAATTCCACGCCGAGGTACGTAATACTCAGTATGGAAATGAAATTTTGAAGCACTTCGCGTTTGATGTCTGTGAAGCACGCGCAAACTGGTCAATGGATGACTTTATTGACTTACAAATCAAGAAAATTCGTGAAGAAGTCGGCGATCGTAAAGTATTACTCGGACTTTCTGGCGGGGTTGATTCTAGTGTGGTTGGGGTGCTTTTGCATAAAGCCATTGGCAATCAATTAACCAGCATTTTTGTAGACCACGGTCTGTTACGTAAAGGTGAAGCTGCCCAAGTAATGGATAGTCTTGAAGGTAAGTTTGGCCTAAACGTTGTAAAGGTTGATGCCCAAAAACGGTTCATGGACAAATTAGTTGGTGTTTCTGATCCTGAAAAGAAACGAAAGATCATTGGCAATGAGTTTATCCAAGTCTTTAATGATGAAGCTCAAAAGCTTGATGGGATTGACTTTTTGGCCCAAGGAACGCTATATACAGATGTGATTGAAAGTGGAACCGATACGGCACAAACAATTAAATCGCATCATAACGTTGGTGGATTGCCAAAAGATATGCATTTCACATTGATCGAACCATTACGGACTTTATTTAAGGATGAGGCACGTGATTTAGGTGAGAAACTAGGAATGCCTTCCGATTTAGTTTGGCGG contains the following coding sequences:
- the helD gene encoding RNA polymerase recycling motor HelD, with the protein product MTDSIQKYEQTHLDGVIAKVQEAIKKADKDAKTAETDSKAIDKNFVNEVRINTSSYTGMMDTAISVRQQQQLLSERQNSWRHASQQLDVLKRLEKRPYFARIDFHEAGEKKDETIYIGLGSFSDNPDHFLIYDWRAPISSVYYDGELGNVSYETPDGTQEVDVKLKRQFTIEDGKIVTVFDTNETIGDQMLLKALGNSSDTKMKSIVSTIQKEQNQIIRDTHSDLLFVQGAAGSGKTAAILQRVAYLLYRYRGNLTASQVIMFSPNQIFNDYVDQVLPELGEHNMVQMTYYQFTKRRIPNMEVETLQQRFEGRTDSVSKKIRRLENSLVYFNAVTKYAEHLGSADMKFRNLMFHDKPFADQQKIQDIYYGYNENYHLGNRLDATKEALLKSLNQHIGSEVRSKWAEEAVQSLNHEDLEKLYGGEPKEFDDSDKEFKFLARKLVIQALQPVRNAIVHNRFLNINSQYVHFLKSVPHLVNLEKAGLTAADWQTYVDETVANFKKHTISLNNTSAYLYLYDLIVGKKGERDMRYVFIDEIQDYTAFQLAYLKYNYPRAKFTLLGDLNQSIYSNESTSTLLAELSTMFDKEKTRVIQLEKSYRSTQQITDFTKEILKNGEAIEAFQREGDLPVVSVKASFDLAVKRVQAQMAKNEKDGESTAIIGKSVAECQKITDGLRKQGEKVTLIKTENQRLADGVVVVPSYLAKGLEFDAVIVWDASDATYHDEDERQLLYTICSRAMHRLTIVATEKMSRLFDRIDSNLYDLD
- the guaA gene encoding glutamine-hydrolyzing GMP synthase, giving the protein MANVDLSQFDKIIVLDFGSQYNQLITRRIREFGVYSELMSHKISADEIRKINPKGIVFSGGPNSVYDDDAFRVDPEIYNLGIPILGICYGMQLMSYNLGGKVEPADNREYGHADIDVTDAQTPLFKGLPSHQTVWMSHGDLVKEVPEGFTAVATSKNCPIASIEDPKRKFYGIQFHAEVRNTQYGNEILKHFAFDVCEARANWSMDDFIDLQIKKIREEVGDRKVLLGLSGGVDSSVVGVLLHKAIGNQLTSIFVDHGLLRKGEAAQVMDSLEGKFGLNVVKVDAQKRFMDKLVGVSDPEKKRKIIGNEFIQVFNDEAQKLDGIDFLAQGTLYTDVIESGTDTAQTIKSHHNVGGLPKDMHFTLIEPLRTLFKDEARDLGEKLGMPSDLVWRQPFPGPGLGIRVLGELSEDKLNIVRDSDWILRDEIKKAGLDRDIWQYFTVLPGIKSVGVMGDGRTYDYTVGIRAVNSVDGMTADFARIPWDVLQKISVRIVNEVDHVNRIVLDITSKPPATVEWE
- the coaA gene encoding type I pantothenate kinase, with the translated sequence MVEEDRSYYRFFKDDWKKLAPEAKLPLSGQQLKAIKSLNDRISLQDVQDIYVPLVHLLIKKFRSFQEWQATKTDFLSLPEKRVPFVIGISGSVAVGKSTTARLLQVLLTNFFPDLKSQLITTDGFLYSNTELEKRGILDRKGFPESYDMASLLSFMGSVKNGQEKIQVPLYSHQSYDIVPDQYESINNPDILIVEGINVLQLPSNQNIYISDFFDWSVYVDANPELIEKWFLERFGILLDTAFHNPDDYYYEYAQWPREKAFAEAKRVWETVDLPNLNEFILPTRSRANVILHKVEHHAMDMVYLRKY
- a CDS encoding cation:proton antiporter family protein, giving the protein MNQLSLLIMLFAALITPMLMAHFKITFLPTAVVEIILGIILGPSLLNVVHTTGILEQLSDIGVIILLFLSGMEINFDLFKKSSPELSPLAKKNAAQVSKWSPVLLACLAYLTIIVISLGLAGIFKWANLFSDFWLAAILFATISLGIVIATLKENELLSKAFGQTVLLIAVLGEVVPMLGLTIYASVFGNSSKSLWLLLLIIVVAIFLLHRFKLFFNFFEQINKSTTQLDIRLAFFLIVAMVTVASSVGAENILGAFIAGIILKLLRPSESTKDKLDSIGYGFFIPIFFMMSGIGLNLRTLLSDPQALTLIPLFFLAYIIAKLAVYPILKLRFKNMNAIAGTSLSAATITMVVAILQVAKNMHTINSHQSGAFLLAAVLTCIVSPLIFSKFYKPEPEDLNKQIVHFIGANIFTVPVAQQLTQGWYDIQMYTDNEKNFRTYNSEVKANLLANLNSDELINQGVFDTDILVVGHFRAEENYELAKAAKAYGVRRVLVRFEDRNILNEHEKELQDLGIEIYNTPEVNIAMLRGLIETPSTLLLLRDTKNTIFEVQVRNRKYTGIEIKNLPFVQKITISQIFRNRHLIRPVGSTQLELNDRLIFTGNKEDTEEIRHELGKMN